Proteins from a genomic interval of Lelliottia amnigena:
- the yjdC_1 gene encoding HTH-type transcriptional regulator yjdC, giving the protein MQREDVLGQALQLLEIQGIASTTLEMVAERIDYPLDELRRFWPDKEALLYDALRYLSQQVDIWRRQLMLNEELTAEQKVLARYTALADCVRNNRYPGCLFIAACTFYPDPDHPIHQLADQQKRAAHDFTHELLTKLEVDDPAMVAKQMELVLEGCLSRMLINRSLTDVETAHRLAEDILRFAQCRMGGALT; this is encoded by the coding sequence GTGCAACGTGAAGACGTACTGGGACAAGCCCTGCAATTACTTGAGATACAAGGGATCGCCAGCACCACGCTTGAGATGGTCGCCGAACGCATCGATTATCCTCTGGATGAACTGCGCCGTTTCTGGCCGGATAAAGAAGCGCTGCTCTACGATGCGCTCCGCTATCTTAGCCAACAGGTCGATATCTGGCGCAGACAGCTCATGCTGAACGAAGAGCTGACGGCCGAGCAAAAAGTACTGGCGCGCTATACCGCGCTGGCGGATTGCGTGCGTAACAACCGCTATCCAGGCTGCCTGTTTATCGCCGCCTGCACGTTCTACCCGGATCCGGACCACCCGATCCATCAGCTCGCCGATCAGCAAAAACGTGCCGCTCACGACTTTACCCATGAGCTGCTCACAAAGCTTGAGGTCGACGATCCGGCGATGGTCGCCAAACAGATGGAGCTGGTGCTGGAGGGCTGCCTGAGCCGCATGCTGATCAATCGTAGCCTGACTGACGTTGAGACGGCGCATCGTCTGGCAGAAGATATTCTGCGCTTTGCCCAGTGTCGCATGGGCGGCGCGCTAACCTAA
- the dcuA gene encoding anaerobic c4-dicarboxylate antiporter, whose amino-acid sequence MIVIELIIVLAAIFIGARLGGIGIGYAGGLGVLVLAAIGVAPGKIPFDVISIIMAVIAAISAMQIAGGLDYLVNQTEKLLRKNPKYITILAPVVTYFLTIFAGTGNISLATLPVIAEVAKEQGIKPCRPLSTAVVSAQIAITASPISAAVVYMSSVMEGHGVSYIHLLSVVIPSTLLAVLLMSFLVTTLFNSKLSDDPVYLKRLEEGLIELRGENKVEIKPRAKLSVLLFLLGVVCVVIYAIVNSPSLGLVATPLMNTTNAILIIMLSVATLTTVLCGVETDSILSSSTFKAGMSACICILGVAWLGDTFVSHNIDWIKDTAGTVIQGHPWLLAVIFFVASALLYSQAATAKALMPMALALNVSPLTAVASFAAVSGLFILPTYPTLVAAVQMDDTGTTRIGRFVFNHPFFIPGTMGVVFAVCFGFLIGSVIL is encoded by the coding sequence ATGATTGTCATTGAGCTGATTATCGTTTTAGCGGCGATTTTCATCGGCGCCAGGCTAGGAGGAATTGGTATCGGCTATGCCGGGGGATTGGGCGTACTGGTTCTGGCAGCCATTGGTGTCGCTCCGGGGAAAATCCCTTTTGACGTGATCTCCATCATCATGGCGGTGATTGCGGCCATCTCGGCTATGCAGATTGCAGGGGGTCTGGATTATCTGGTTAATCAAACCGAAAAACTGCTACGCAAAAACCCGAAATACATCACCATTCTCGCGCCAGTCGTCACTTACTTCCTGACGATTTTTGCCGGTACGGGCAACATCTCACTGGCGACGCTGCCGGTTATTGCCGAAGTGGCGAAAGAGCAAGGTATTAAGCCGTGCCGTCCGCTGTCGACTGCCGTGGTGTCTGCGCAGATTGCAATTACCGCCTCGCCGATTTCTGCCGCGGTGGTGTATATGTCATCGGTAATGGAAGGCCATGGCGTCAGCTATATTCATCTGCTCTCCGTGGTGATCCCGTCGACGCTGCTGGCCGTACTGCTCATGTCGTTCCTGGTCACCACGCTGTTTAACTCCAAACTTTCTGACGATCCGGTGTACCTGAAACGTCTGGAAGAAGGTCTGATCGAACTGCGCGGTGAAAATAAAGTTGAGATCAAACCGCGCGCAAAACTGTCGGTGCTGCTGTTCCTGCTGGGGGTGGTCTGCGTGGTGATTTATGCCATCGTCAACAGCCCAAGCCTGGGTCTGGTAGCAACGCCGCTGATGAATACCACCAACGCGATCCTGATTATTATGCTGAGCGTCGCGACCCTGACCACCGTGCTGTGCGGCGTGGAAACGGACAGTATTCTCAGCTCCAGTACTTTCAAAGCCGGGATGAGCGCCTGTATCTGTATCCTCGGCGTGGCGTGGCTGGGTGATACCTTCGTCTCCCACAATATCGACTGGATTAAAGATACCGCAGGCACCGTGATTCAAGGCCATCCGTGGCTGCTGGCGGTGATTTTCTTTGTGGCTTCCGCGCTGCTGTACTCTCAGGCCGCGACGGCGAAAGCGCTGATGCCGATGGCGCTGGCGCTGAACGTGTCGCCACTGACAGCGGTCGCCTCCTTCGCTGCCGTTTCTGGCCTGTTTATTCTGCCAACCTACCCGACGCTTGTCGCAGCCGTGCAGATGGACGATACCGGGACTACGCGCATCGGGCGTTTCGTCTTTAACCATCCGTTCTTTATTCCGGGCACGATGGGCGTAGTGTTTGCCGTGTGCTTCGGTTTCCTCATCGGTAGCGTGATTCTTTAA
- the cutA gene encoding divalent-cation tolerance protein CutA, with product MNTPDAVVVLCTAPDEATAQELAAKVLADKLAACVTILPGATSLYYWEGKLEQEYEVQMLLKTTVAHQQALLDCLKSHHPYQTPELLVLPVSHGDNDYLSWLNASLR from the coding sequence GTGAACACGCCTGACGCCGTTGTTGTACTTTGTACCGCTCCCGATGAAGCGACTGCTCAGGAGCTGGCCGCCAAAGTACTGGCTGACAAGCTCGCTGCCTGCGTCACGATCCTGCCTGGCGCCACCTCCCTGTACTACTGGGAAGGCAAGCTTGAGCAAGAGTACGAAGTGCAAATGCTGCTCAAAACCACGGTAGCGCATCAGCAGGCGCTGCTGGATTGCCTCAAATCTCATCATCCCTACCAGACTCCGGAACTGCTGGTGCTCCCAGTGTCCCACGGCGATAACGACTATCTCTCATGGCTCAACGCTTCTTTACGCTGA
- the eamB gene encoding lysine exporter protein LysE/YggA → MDLMPFLLFAFVASITPGPTNILILTNSQHVGVIKTVPAILGGCVAASLIVLISGAGAGEILRQYPLVRQVMSWAGVLWLSWMSWQLFSAPAANLSTGTHRRFTARAAALLQVINPKTWMMALAVVSLFAPAGANALHDVALMALWFLMISMACLMCWAWLGKAVNRVFRTTVAMVRFQRLMALCLFISAWAGMLA, encoded by the coding sequence GTGGATCTGATGCCGTTTCTGCTGTTTGCGTTTGTCGCCTCGATAACGCCCGGACCGACCAATATTCTCATTTTGACCAACAGTCAGCACGTTGGCGTTATAAAAACCGTGCCTGCGATTCTGGGGGGATGTGTTGCGGCAAGCCTGATTGTGTTGATTTCTGGTGCGGGGGCAGGGGAGATTTTGCGTCAATATCCGCTAGTGCGTCAGGTGATGAGTTGGGCCGGCGTGCTGTGGCTGAGTTGGATGAGCTGGCAGCTTTTCAGCGCGCCAGCGGCAAATTTATCGACAGGAACACATCGACGGTTTACCGCCCGCGCGGCGGCATTATTGCAGGTGATCAACCCAAAAACATGGATGATGGCGCTGGCGGTTGTGAGCTTGTTTGCACCCGCAGGCGCGAATGCGCTGCACGATGTGGCGTTAATGGCGCTGTGGTTTCTGATGATTTCGATGGCGTGTTTGATGTGCTGGGCATGGCTGGGAAAAGCGGTGAATCGGGTGTTTCGCACCACCGTGGCGATGGTGCGCTTTCAGCGCCTGATGGCGCTGTGTCTGTTCATCTCCGCGTGGGCGGGAATGCTGGCTTAG
- a CDS encoding AraC family transcriptional regulator: protein MANDWLELRQHAETGIETIKAHFEGHAFDPHWHDSYLVGITLSGTQQFHCRRERHRSHPGDAFLLEPGEIHDGDAPVDGGFTYLTFYLDEQWLTNTLHGLYESTPGSYSLHFAQTLTREPQLVRTISDTFSTLHNDEMKIVQQSTMDNLLAQITSHCHWRKRLPSQLQSAAVAHRARDYLYAHMGDNIGLSDLARETGTDRFTLTRCFKREFHLAPHAWLIQLRLAKARQMLGMGKQPVEVAAALGFADQSHLGRWFQRAYRITPAHYRRLCTNLPDVSRK, encoded by the coding sequence ATGGCAAACGACTGGCTTGAGCTGCGTCAGCATGCGGAAACAGGTATTGAGACGATCAAAGCGCACTTTGAAGGCCACGCCTTCGATCCGCACTGGCACGACAGCTATCTGGTGGGCATTACTCTGTCTGGCACGCAGCAATTCCACTGCCGCCGCGAGCGGCATCGCAGTCATCCCGGCGATGCGTTTTTACTGGAACCGGGTGAAATTCACGACGGTGACGCGCCGGTAGACGGTGGCTTTACCTATCTGACGTTTTACCTCGATGAGCAGTGGCTGACAAATACGCTGCACGGCTTGTATGAATCCACGCCGGGAAGTTACTCGCTGCATTTCGCGCAAACCCTGACGCGTGAACCGCAGCTAGTGCGTACCATCAGCGACACGTTTTCCACGCTTCACAATGATGAGATGAAGATCGTGCAGCAGAGCACAATGGATAATCTGCTCGCACAAATCACGTCCCATTGTCACTGGCGCAAAAGATTGCCCTCTCAGCTTCAAAGCGCCGCGGTTGCTCATCGTGCGCGCGATTATTTGTATGCGCACATGGGAGACAATATCGGCTTGTCCGATCTGGCGCGAGAAACAGGCACCGATCGCTTTACGCTGACGCGCTGCTTTAAACGCGAATTCCACCTGGCACCGCACGCCTGGCTTATCCAGCTGCGCCTGGCAAAAGCGCGTCAAATGTTGGGAATGGGCAAGCAACCTGTCGAGGTGGCCGCGGCGCTCGGTTTTGCCGATCAAAGTCATTTAGGACGCTGGTTCCAGCGTGCCTACCGCATAACACCTGCCCATTACCGTCGGTTGTGCACAAACCTTCCAGACGTTTCCAGAAAATAG
- the fxsA gene encoding FxsA protein yields MFPKKYPCKPIEIWLTVTISKKRESQTHSDRGQTASATQEKPVRWIPFIAIFLYVYIEISIFIQVAHVMGVLLTLILVIFTSVIGMSLVRNQGFKNFLLMQQKMAAGESPAEEMIKSVSLILAGLLLILPGFFTDFLGLLLLLPPVQKLLTMRLLPHLRFNRMPGGGFSTGPGNGDTFEGEYQRKDDQRDRLDHKDDER; encoded by the coding sequence ATGTTTCCAAAAAAATATCCGTGCAAACCGATTGAAATTTGGCTAACCGTCACCATTTCAAAGAAACGCGAATCGCAAACACATTCAGACAGGGGCCAGACGGCGTCTGCCACACAGGAGAAGCCAGTGCGCTGGATACCTTTTATTGCTATTTTTCTCTACGTTTACATAGAGATTTCTATTTTTATCCAGGTCGCTCATGTGATGGGAGTCCTGCTGACGCTGATCCTGGTCATATTCACATCAGTAATAGGTATGTCGCTGGTACGTAATCAGGGTTTCAAAAATTTCCTGTTAATGCAGCAAAAGATGGCGGCCGGTGAAAGCCCTGCTGAGGAGATGATCAAAAGCGTGTCGCTGATTCTTGCTGGCCTGCTGCTGATCCTGCCAGGATTTTTCACCGATTTCCTGGGCCTGTTGCTGCTGCTGCCGCCAGTGCAAAAGCTCCTGACGATGCGCCTTTTGCCCCATTTGCGTTTTAACCGGATGCCCGGCGGTGGATTCAGCACCGGGCCGGGAAATGGAGACACCTTCGAAGGGGAATACCAGCGTAAAGACGATCAGCGTGACCGCCTCGATCATAAAGACGACGAGCGCTAA
- the yjeH gene encoding inner membrane protein YjeH codes for MSGLKQELGLAQGVGLLSTSLLGTGVFAVPALAALVAGNNSLWAWPVLIALVFPIAIVFAILGRHFPSAGGVAHFVGMAFGPRLERVTGWLFLSVIPVGLPAALHIATGFGQALFGWHDEQLLFAELGTLAIVWWVGSRGASSSANLQTLVAILIVALIAAIWWAGDMSVGEIPFPAISDVNHSQLFAALSVMFWCFVGLEAFAHLASEFKQPERDFPRALMIGLLLAGTVYWACTVLVLHFNAYGSDTAAAASLPGIVVQLFGVKALWIACVIGYLACFASLNIYIQSFARLMWSQAQYKPNSRLSRLSKRQLPINALNAVLGCCVLSTLGIYWLNINLDALIVYANGIFIMIYLLCMLAGCRLLTGRFKVLAVIGGVLCMLLLAMVGWKSLYAIIMLAGLWFLLPKRSIIR; via the coding sequence ATGAGTGGACTAAAACAGGAGTTGGGACTTGCGCAGGGCGTGGGTTTACTCTCAACGTCCTTACTGGGAACCGGCGTGTTTGCGGTGCCCGCACTGGCGGCGCTGGTGGCCGGAAACAACAGCCTGTGGGCGTGGCCAGTGTTGATCGCCCTGGTCTTTCCGATAGCCATTGTCTTCGCGATTCTCGGACGCCATTTCCCCAGCGCTGGCGGCGTGGCGCATTTTGTCGGCATGGCGTTTGGGCCGCGCCTGGAGCGCGTCACGGGCTGGCTTTTTCTGTCGGTGATTCCGGTTGGCTTACCCGCCGCCCTGCATATCGCCACCGGTTTCGGCCAGGCGCTGTTTGGCTGGCACGATGAGCAACTGCTGTTTGCTGAGCTGGGCACGCTGGCGATCGTCTGGTGGGTGGGTTCACGCGGGGCCAGCTCCAGCGCCAATCTGCAAACGCTGGTCGCCATACTGATTGTGGCGTTGATCGCGGCGATCTGGTGGGCGGGTGACATGAGCGTGGGCGAAATTCCGTTCCCGGCCATATCGGACGTGAATCATTCACAACTCTTCGCCGCGCTTTCGGTGATGTTCTGGTGTTTTGTCGGGCTGGAAGCTTTTGCGCATCTGGCCTCAGAATTTAAACAGCCTGAACGTGATTTTCCGCGCGCGCTGATGATTGGCCTGTTGCTGGCCGGGACGGTTTACTGGGCATGTACCGTGCTGGTGCTGCACTTTAACGCCTACGGCTCAGACACGGCTGCGGCCGCATCGCTGCCGGGTATCGTTGTGCAACTGTTTGGAGTGAAAGCGTTGTGGATTGCCTGCGTGATTGGCTATCTCGCCTGTTTCGCCAGCCTGAACATCTACATTCAAAGCTTTGCGCGCCTGATGTGGTCCCAGGCGCAATACAAGCCGAACAGTCGTCTGTCACGCCTGTCGAAGCGCCAGTTGCCGATAAATGCATTAAACGCGGTGCTGGGCTGCTGTGTGTTGAGTACGCTCGGTATTTATTGGCTCAACATCAATCTGGATGCGCTCATTGTCTACGCCAACGGCATTTTCATCATGATTTACCTGCTGTGTATGCTGGCAGGATGTCGATTGTTGACGGGGCGTTTTAAAGTGCTGGCGGTCATCGGTGGCGTGCTGTGTATGCTCCTGCTGGCCATGGTGGGCTGGAAAAGCCTCTACGCGATTATTATGCTGGCGGGGCTATGGTTCTTACTGCCCAAGCGCAGCATCATTAGATAG
- the tar_1 gene encoding methyl-accepting chemotaxis sensory transducer, protein MTQHQSKFTYFANLRIGKKLSLGFAIVLLLTVIVALTGIRGFEQIQDNSAKTAVMVKLMDSLGNARSSRLIFQSTNNQKDRDVNTAAMNRMGELIAQLHEQFQWRPVGKASADKVAELFKTDLVVRAIFLDAFDKRAELAQTLNTTDLYKSSVDLDALSHQPGLSIETSRDMAHLAFEWNDIVTRIENFTLNPLEVSKQGIREQIPAAVAMAEKLRPSLSTDQQKILIRGLAASQRYLDALDAYQQALKKQIDTQAEFSRLGVQLGTDINSWFTYQQELSKQFVGNAEWMMGATALTVVILGIILAWLITRSITAPLNQTLTLAQQIAKGDLTGTLINNRKDETGQLIQAVSTMNENLKDIIYNVRDGVGSVSRASTEIAAGNMDLSARTEQQSAAVVQTAASMEQLTSTVQQNASNAHQARQLSEQASQKANDGGAVVDELIATMKDIRDSSQRISEIISVINGIAFQTNILALNAAVEAARAGEQGRGFAVVAGEVRSLAQRSSQSAKEIEALINESVSKVDSGFVKVEHAGSIMGETVKSVIQVRDIMSEIAAASDEQSRGIAQIAQAMAEMDTSTQQNAALVEESSAAASSLEDQAAQLEQAVAVFTLPNHAGANTVKLATAVKPQRLGHSSAVRQSEAHSLTSSAVNNSDWETF, encoded by the coding sequence ATGACCCAGCATCAAAGTAAATTTACTTATTTTGCAAATTTGCGAATCGGTAAAAAATTGAGTCTCGGATTTGCCATCGTGCTGCTTCTGACAGTGATTGTTGCTTTAACCGGTATTCGCGGTTTTGAACAAATTCAGGACAATTCGGCAAAAACAGCGGTGATGGTAAAGTTAATGGATTCGCTCGGGAATGCCCGATCCAGTCGGTTGATTTTCCAGTCTACAAACAATCAAAAGGATCGTGACGTCAACACAGCGGCCATGAATCGAATGGGTGAACTGATCGCACAGCTCCATGAGCAGTTTCAGTGGAGACCTGTAGGGAAAGCGAGTGCTGACAAGGTGGCTGAGCTGTTTAAAACCGATCTCGTGGTTCGCGCCATTTTCCTGGATGCTTTTGACAAGAGAGCTGAACTGGCTCAGACCCTTAACACCACCGATCTGTACAAAAGCTCTGTCGACTTAGATGCGCTTAGCCACCAGCCAGGCTTATCGATTGAAACGTCACGTGATATGGCGCACCTGGCATTTGAATGGAACGACATCGTCACCCGCATTGAGAACTTTACCCTTAATCCGCTCGAGGTGAGCAAACAGGGAATCAGAGAGCAAATTCCCGCCGCTGTCGCGATGGCTGAAAAACTGCGCCCGTCATTATCGACCGACCAGCAGAAAATACTCATTCGCGGTCTTGCCGCATCACAGCGCTATTTAGATGCCCTTGACGCTTACCAACAGGCGCTGAAAAAACAGATAGACACGCAGGCCGAGTTTTCGCGCTTAGGCGTGCAATTGGGCACAGACATCAATAGCTGGTTCACCTACCAGCAAGAACTGTCAAAACAGTTTGTTGGCAATGCCGAATGGATGATGGGAGCCACCGCCCTGACAGTGGTCATCCTCGGGATAATACTGGCCTGGCTCATTACCCGCTCAATTACCGCCCCGTTGAATCAGACGCTGACTCTTGCGCAGCAGATCGCGAAAGGCGATCTCACCGGTACGTTGATCAATAATCGCAAAGATGAAACCGGCCAGCTGATTCAGGCCGTGTCTACGATGAATGAGAATCTGAAAGACATTATTTATAACGTGCGCGACGGCGTAGGAAGCGTGAGCCGGGCATCAACGGAAATCGCTGCCGGTAATATGGATTTGTCTGCCCGCACTGAACAGCAGTCTGCGGCGGTAGTGCAAACGGCTGCCAGTATGGAGCAGCTGACGTCTACCGTGCAGCAGAACGCATCGAATGCGCATCAGGCCCGTCAGCTCTCCGAGCAGGCGTCGCAGAAGGCCAACGATGGCGGCGCAGTGGTCGATGAATTAATCGCCACAATGAAAGATATCCGTGACAGCTCGCAGCGTATTTCAGAAATTATCTCGGTGATAAACGGTATCGCCTTCCAGACCAACATCCTGGCGCTCAACGCGGCAGTTGAAGCGGCGCGTGCGGGTGAGCAGGGGCGTGGTTTTGCCGTGGTTGCTGGAGAGGTGAGAAGCCTGGCGCAACGCAGTTCGCAGTCCGCCAAAGAAATTGAAGCATTGATTAATGAATCGGTATCAAAAGTAGATAGTGGTTTTGTGAAGGTAGAGCACGCCGGTTCTATTATGGGTGAGACGGTGAAATCGGTCATTCAGGTGCGCGATATCATGAGCGAAATTGCTGCCGCCTCCGATGAGCAAAGTCGTGGCATTGCGCAGATTGCACAGGCGATGGCTGAAATGGACACCTCTACCCAACAAAACGCCGCGCTCGTTGAAGAGTCGTCAGCCGCCGCCAGCTCGCTGGAAGATCAGGCGGCGCAACTGGAACAAGCGGTAGCCGTTTTTACTTTACCGAATCATGCCGGAGCCAACACGGTAAAACTCGCCACCGCCGTGAAACCGCAGAGACTGGGGCATTCGTCCGCAGTACGACAATCCGAGGCGCACAGTTTGACCAGTAGCGCTGTCAATAACAGCGACTGGGAAACCTTCTAA
- the aspA gene encoding aspartate ammonia-lyase, producing the protein MLNNIRIEEDLLGTREVPADAYYGIHTLRAIENFYISNNKISDIPEFVRGMVMVKKAAALANKELQTIPKSAANAIIAACDEVLNNGKCMDQFPVDVYQGGAGTSVNMNTNEVLANIGLELMGHQKGEYQYLNPNDHVNKCQSTNDAYPTGFRIAVYASVLKLIDAINQLGDGFQRKAVEFQDILKMGRTQLQDAVPMTLGQEFHAFNVLLNEETRNILRTSELLLEVNLGATAIGTRLNTPDGYQQLAVAKLAEVSNLAVVPAEDLIEATSDCGAYVMVHSALKRLAVKLSKICNDLRLLSSGPRAGLNEINLPELQAGSSIMPAKVNPVVPEVVNQVCFKVIGNDITVTMASEAGQLQLNVMEPVIGQAMFESIHILTNACYNLLEKCINGITANKAVCESFVYNSIGIVTYLNPFIGHHNGDIVGKICAETGKSVREVVLERGLLTEAELDDIFSAQNLMHPAYKAKRYTDESEQ; encoded by the coding sequence ATGTTAAACAACATTCGTATCGAAGAAGATTTGTTGGGTACCAGGGAAGTTCCAGCGGATGCCTATTACGGTATTCACACTCTGAGAGCGATTGAGAACTTCTACATCAGCAACAACAAAATCAGTGACATCCCTGAGTTTGTACGCGGTATGGTGATGGTGAAGAAAGCGGCAGCCCTGGCAAACAAAGAGCTGCAAACCATTCCTAAAAGCGCTGCAAATGCCATCATCGCAGCCTGCGATGAAGTGTTGAACAACGGAAAATGCATGGACCAGTTCCCCGTCGACGTCTATCAGGGCGGCGCAGGCACATCCGTGAACATGAACACCAACGAAGTATTGGCAAACATTGGCCTGGAGCTGATGGGTCACCAGAAAGGTGAGTACCAGTACCTCAATCCTAACGACCACGTAAACAAATGCCAGTCTACTAACGACGCCTACCCGACCGGCTTCCGCATCGCGGTTTACGCTTCTGTTTTGAAACTGATCGACGCGATTAACCAACTGGGCGACGGCTTCCAGCGCAAAGCGGTGGAGTTCCAGGATATTCTGAAAATGGGTCGTACCCAGTTGCAGGATGCGGTGCCGATGACCCTCGGTCAGGAATTCCACGCGTTTAACGTGCTGTTGAATGAAGAGACCCGCAACATTCTGCGTACCTCCGAACTGCTGCTTGAAGTCAACCTCGGCGCAACGGCCATCGGGACTCGCCTCAACACTCCTGACGGTTATCAACAGTTGGCCGTCGCGAAGCTGGCAGAAGTGTCTAACCTCGCGGTTGTTCCAGCCGAAGACCTGATCGAAGCGACGTCCGACTGCGGCGCTTACGTCATGGTGCACAGTGCGCTGAAACGCCTGGCGGTTAAACTGTCCAAAATCTGTAACGACTTGCGCCTGCTCTCTTCCGGCCCGCGCGCTGGCCTGAACGAAATCAACCTGCCAGAGCTGCAGGCCGGTTCGTCCATCATGCCAGCCAAAGTGAACCCGGTAGTGCCAGAAGTGGTGAATCAGGTGTGCTTCAAAGTCATCGGTAACGACATCACCGTCACCATGGCTTCCGAAGCCGGCCAGCTGCAGCTGAACGTCATGGAGCCCGTGATTGGCCAGGCAATGTTTGAATCCATCCATATCCTGACTAACGCATGCTACAACCTGCTGGAAAAATGCATCAACGGCATCACGGCCAATAAAGCCGTGTGTGAAAGCTTCGTCTACAATTCTATCGGCATCGTCACCTATCTGAACCCGTTCATTGGCCATCACAACGGCGATATCGTTGGTAAGATTTGTGCTGAAACCGGTAAGAGCGTGCGCGAAGTCGTACTTGAGCGTGGATTGCTGACAGAGGCCGAACTGGATGATATCTTCTCGGCGCAAAACCTGATGCATCCGGCATATAAAGCGAAACGGTATACCGATGAAAGCGAACAGTAA
- the dipZ gene encoding thiol:disulfide interchange protein, with protein sequence MAQRFFTLILLLCSTSAFAGLFDAPGRSNFIPADQAFVFDFQQNQHDLSLNWQVKDGYYLYRKQVSITPANAKIGEPQLPAGEWHEDEFYGKSEIYRHQLVVPVSVNQADKGATLTVTYQGCADAGFCYPPETKIVPLSEVAAAAQPAAPPSSEKGEDSAELPFSALWALLIGIGIAFTPCVLPMYPLISGIVLGGKQRLSTGRALLLAFIYVQGMALTYTALGIVVAAAGLQFQAALQHPYVLIGLSVVFTLLALSMFGLFNLQLPSSLQTRLTLMSNRQQGGSAGGVFVMGAIAGLICSPCTTAPLSAILLYIAQSGNMWLGGGTLYLYALGMGLPLILVTVFGNRLLPKSGPWMETVKIAFGFVILALPVFLLERVIGDVWGLRLWALLGVAFFGWAFITSLQAQKGWMRIVQIILLAAALISVRPLQDWAFGAPAAQNQAHLNFIQISNVDELNHALAQAKGKPVMLDLYADWCVACKEFEKYTFSDPLVQNALKDTVLLQANVTANNAQDKALLKQLSVLGLPTILFFNEQGEEQPSERVTGFMDATAFSAHLRDRQP encoded by the coding sequence ATGGCTCAACGCTTCTTTACGCTGATCCTGCTGCTGTGCAGCACATCAGCCTTTGCCGGGTTGTTCGACGCACCTGGCCGCTCCAATTTTATTCCTGCTGACCAGGCGTTTGTCTTCGACTTCCAGCAAAACCAGCACGATCTCAGCCTCAACTGGCAGGTCAAAGACGGGTACTACCTCTACCGCAAACAGGTCAGCATCACGCCAGCCAATGCGAAAATCGGCGAGCCGCAACTGCCTGCGGGCGAGTGGCACGAAGACGAGTTTTACGGCAAAAGTGAAATCTACCGCCACCAGCTTGTCGTGCCGGTTAGCGTCAATCAGGCCGATAAAGGCGCGACGCTCACCGTGACGTATCAGGGCTGTGCCGACGCGGGTTTCTGCTATCCGCCAGAAACCAAAATTGTGCCGCTCAGTGAAGTGGCTGCGGCTGCTCAGCCTGCTGCGCCGCCGTCCAGTGAGAAGGGGGAAGACAGCGCAGAACTGCCGTTCTCCGCATTGTGGGCGCTACTCATCGGTATCGGTATCGCCTTTACGCCGTGCGTGTTGCCGATGTATCCACTCATCTCAGGCATCGTGCTCGGCGGTAAACAACGTTTATCCACCGGTCGCGCATTGCTGCTGGCGTTCATCTACGTTCAGGGCATGGCGCTCACCTACACCGCGCTCGGGATTGTGGTCGCCGCCGCCGGACTACAGTTCCAGGCCGCGCTTCAGCATCCGTATGTGCTTATCGGCCTGTCAGTGGTCTTTACCCTGTTGGCGCTGTCGATGTTTGGCCTGTTCAACCTGCAACTGCCGTCATCGCTGCAAACGCGTTTAACGCTGATGAGCAACCGTCAGCAAGGTGGCTCCGCTGGCGGCGTGTTTGTGATGGGCGCGATTGCCGGGCTGATTTGCTCGCCGTGTACCACCGCGCCGCTGAGCGCGATCCTGCTCTACATCGCACAAAGCGGGAACATGTGGCTGGGTGGCGGCACCTTGTATTTGTACGCGCTGGGCATGGGTTTGCCGCTGATTCTGGTCACCGTTTTTGGTAACCGTCTGCTGCCGAAAAGCGGGCCGTGGATGGAAACAGTCAAAATCGCCTTCGGTTTCGTCATCCTGGCGCTGCCGGTGTTCCTGCTGGAGCGCGTGATTGGTGACGTATGGGGCCTTCGTCTGTGGGCGCTTCTTGGCGTCGCGTTCTTCGGCTGGGCGTTCATCACCAGCCTGCAGGCACAAAAAGGGTGGATGCGCATCGTGCAAATCATCCTGCTGGCGGCTGCGTTGATCAGCGTGCGACCGCTTCAGGATTGGGCATTTGGTGCACCTGCAGCGCAAAATCAGGCTCATCTTAACTTTATTCAAATCAGCAACGTCGATGAGCTGAACCACGCGCTGGCGCAGGCAAAAGGTAAACCCGTCATGCTCGATCTGTACGCCGACTGGTGCGTCGCCTGCAAAGAGTTCGAAAAATACACCTTTAGCGATCCGCTGGTACAAAATGCGTTAAAAGATACGGTCCTGTTGCAGGCGAACGTTACCGCCAATAACGCGCAGGACAAGGCTTTACTGAAACAACTCAGCGTGCTCGGCCTGCCGACTATTCTGTTCTTCAATGAGCAGGGAGAAGAGCAGCCGAGCGAGCGGGTGACAGGATTTATGGATGCAACAGCGTTCAGCGCGCATTTGCGCGATCGCCAACCGTAA